In Vicia villosa cultivar HV-30 ecotype Madison, WI linkage group LG7, Vvil1.0, whole genome shotgun sequence, the DNA window TATGTAATAATTATGATTGAATATCAATGTTAACGTATTTTATAAGTTGAAAAAATAACGTTAAGGAAAAATAATCCAaacgaaaacaaaagaaaaatgtcATTATCACCATATAATATATAGTAAGAATTTctaattagtattttatttttaaggtCTTTTCAtgcctaaaaattaaagagaCTTCTCACAATATCATTTTATATGTTAATAATCATCACCTTTAAATATTCTCAACCTCTTAGTAAGTGAATATCATCAATGATTTAGTGAACCATACATgagttttatttttcattaaacaaTATAAAACATGAAAAATTAATATTCTTATCGTTTGCAATACTAGTTATCAACTACaacaaaacttttaaaattacaaTCATAGACTTCAATTAACagcaaaatatttaaaaataaataactaatataagaGTTAGAAAGGACAAAACCTGAAATGGTGGGACATCAACCAAAAAAATCTTTGATGTTAAATGCTTTCAAGTTTTTGGCGATAGAATAAATCCTTAAGATTGTTGTAGAAATTTGACCACCACTATAATTCGATCATCTCTTCTCGAAATAAGAACTATTGAACCTGCAAAATAATAAGCCATTACATAAACATAAGGCGTGTAAATacactgtccttaaggatttatccgcctcataagcgcaaatcccccaAGATTCAACAGGTTCTTCTCATATTCTCAATGAGATTCTAAGGCAAGAGAACAACAAGAAATCATCTTGTAAATAGCTCGAAGATGTgaccagaagaaaaaaaaaactgcaaTTAAAGTTATTTGTTTTCCATCTTTTTTTCTAAAAGAAGAATAGGCGTTTatataaaaaagagagaaaaatatattgaattactttgactaagtcaagtcattattataataaaataatcattaaccaaattaaatattattataaatcataaataaattaaataacaataataattttctttaaaaaatatttgtcacttaaaaattaaaagtaaacttttttaaaacttttgaaatataattaaatttacaaCAATCTTATGTGTTGTTTGGTTGAATTTAATCTTAGTACTGTCATCAATTGATAtatattgtaatattttttttatcattagatTCTAAAATAACATTAATTCTCTTTGAAATTGACAGGCGGTGCCGGAGGTCTATAATATATACCATACACAACTTTTAGCAAAATCCATTCTATCCCTCTTTGATACTTTGCATAATGTGGCATCACACTCTCACGTGATTAACAACAATGGATTTCTCGCGAACCGTTGGTGCATAATTGGAGGTCGTAATTAATTTTAACAGCCTACATTATAGATCTTAGGCAAGTTATTTTTCCTTCTTATTGCAGGACAAAGGATCAAGAAAAATGCATGTTGCGGAACTGACAAAATACGAATATATTATACAAGCCTCTTGTTGAAGCAAAGAAGGACAGAGATGATTTGGTGGTATGAAATCTAAATAACTTTAAAATGTTAAATGACTGGATTAGTTTCTTAACGCTGGTTTTTCTCATTGGTTAAAACTTAAGTTTTGTTATAGGCAGATGAGGTGGTTTTTGAAGGGGGAGGTGAAGGATAGTGGTAGGTAAGATATTTCGTTGTTTGCTTCAGGTTATATGATTAGTTTTGAACACTGTATttgtatttatttgttttatcctCTACAACCCTGTATTTCTTTGTTTTATCCTCTACAGCCCTTTGTATAACACAAGAGTTATACTTCGATAGCTTTATAGTACCAAAGCTCAGCGTCGAGGAAAATGAGCAATAGAGGTATGGTTGACCATGTATTATCTCAATTTAATGTTGTTCACGTCCCTTCACATTTTTTTGTCGGCATCTTTAAGGTATTGAAGAAGCTGGTTCGGCGTAAACTTTTGTATCATTTTTACTCATAGAATGTTGTTGTTTTGTGGATGCAGTCCATGCTTTTTATGATGAATTATCCCTTGTTTTGAAGCAGGACAATCGTATATATGTTCTAGTGTTGACCTATGCAGCTCGGATTCGGACACGAACATCGGACACGACACGGATACAGACACGGGGGCCCCGCTAATATAGAAAATGTAGGACACGGACacggctatatatatatatatatatatatatatatatatatatatatatatatatatatatatatatatatatatatatatatatatatatatatatatatatatatattatatattaatattataatgcAATGTATGAGCACAATTTATATAGAGTTTAAAACGAGAagcaaaatttatatatatttcaacttagaactttcaataaaaaaaaataaatacaccaaaacaaaacaatataAATCATATCATAGTTACTCCATATTGATAAAACCAGCCTCCAAATTGtggaataagaaaaaaaataaggaatCCTAATTGTGAAGAATTGAAATATGAAAGGTAAAAAAACCttattatttttctaaataaaaatttgataattaTTGAGTTGggtctcttttttttattttaaaatttttttttttagttggGTGTGTCCTTTATTTGAAACAAGGTGTCGACGTCGTATCCATGTCTGttgcaattaaattatttttttcgttGGATCAAAAACGTGTCAAATACGTGTCGTACGAGTATCCGTGTCCGACGCGGCGACACACCTTCTGAATGGTGTGTCGGGGTTTCACAGGTGTTGACTAAATGTATATTACTTAATCTATATACCATTTTTTCTACCACACACTAATGCATATAATTATATTGAttcaaaatatctaaaataagaaaaattgTCACAGAAATGCAGGATCTACTGCATCTATCACCATTTATTTAGTGATCTTATGCTTGTTGCAAATGTTGGAGACTCCATGGTTGTTATATGCTTGTGGTTGTAATGGTAAGAGTACTAGCTTCTTACATGTATATATTGTATAATACTCACATTTGCAGATGCAGTAGTTAATTATTACATGCCATATAATGTGACTAATTAGAAAATTGTGTGAAGCTACAAAATGTGAAGCTACATGGGCTTGATCTCAGAATGAACAAGCTTACATATATGTTTCCTAATTTAGTtaacaatcttgtgaatttagAACtgcaataattaaaaaataatatagcaAAAGTTGGTATGAATTATTTTGGATTGACAATACAAAAGTTTTTGTATGTTTCtattcatttttttctctttcttgtaATTATTAATTTGGGTTAATTCATGCTTGTTATTAACTTTTAAATtagattaaattatttatttagatCTTAATTAGGATAGGAtaaattaatttcaaattattaattaaatttaattagttttttttaaattcaaaatttattagCTGCGGATAGAGGGGTCAAAAAAGCCCAAAATTGTAAAGCCCTAACAAATAGGCCCCTATAAGGTCCTTCTTTTTTAGGCCTTTtacaatataaataattttttggccCTATATTTCAAAGCccccttatatttttattttttacggGGCATAAGTAAGGGCCCCaaattataatttgtttgaaACTAAATAGTTTGAAAtagatatttttgagaaaaaaatggattttttgtcGAAAACATAAAAATTGACTTTTTCGAAAAAAATAAccgttttattttcaaaaataaaaaagtcaactttttccggaaaaaaaatcgatttttttcgaaaatacaaaaagatgtttttttcgaaaaatcgatttttttcaaaaaagaaaaaagttgacttttttcggaaaaaatcactttttttcgAAACTgtaaaaactcgacttttctggaaaaaaacaattttttaatcgaaaatataaaaagttggttttttttgaaaaaaaactgaatttttatcaaaaatataaaaagtcgactttttcgaaaaaaaaaccgattttttgtcaaaaatataaaaaaaagtcgactttttcggaaaaaattgatttttgtcGAAAATACAAGAAGTCGATTTTCCGACAAAAAAACAGTTTTttcgaaaatttaaaaaatccatttttccgaaaaaactgatttttttgaaaatataaaaaatcgacTTTTTTGACAAAAATACAAAAGTTGACTTTTTCGGAAAAATCCCGATTTTTTTacgaaaatataaaaagttgcctttttttgaaaaaaactaaatttttatcgaaaatataaaaagtcgactttttcggaaaaaaatcgattttttgtcaaaaatataaaaagtcgactttttcggAAAAAATCGATTTTTGTCGAAAATACAAGAAGTCGATTTTCCgacaaaaaaacatttttttctaaaaatttaaaaaatcgaTTTTTCCGAAAAACCCGATTTTTTGTGGAAATATAAAAAATCgactttttctggaaaaaatcaattttttgacAAAAATACAAAAGTTAACTTTTTCGGAAAAATCCCGATTTTTTTACGAAAATACAAGTCGATTTTCCGGTAAAAAAAAcgtttttttcgaaaatatagaaaatttaaattttttgaaaataaaaaaaatcggttttaaaaaaaataaaaaataatttatttattcaaaataaaaaaatactttattaatgaaaaattaaaaagttaatttttgGTGAAAAAGATTGGGCCTTGAGGCCTTACTTCAAATTTAAGGGCCTCTATTTTTAGGCCCCATTCATTTTGGGGCTCGTTTACATTTAAAAATTTAGGCCCTTTATATTTTTAGGGCCTTAATTATTAGGCCCTAGCCCTTTAAATTGACACCTCAAGCTGCGGAATCACCTGCGGATTTTGTTTCCTGCAGATTTACTTGCGAAATTTATTTCCTACGGTTTTACCTGCGAATTTTGTTTCCTGCGATTTTATCTGCGAATTTTTAATTACCCATGAAGGTTTTAACTAGGGATAAGAAACAGCAAGGAAAagcaaattaaaatttttttttgctGAAATTCGCAGGAAAACAGAGTATTTCTAGTAATGGTATAAAGATAAAATTTTGTTATGAAAGCAATAAAAAGTTAGTTGGTCAAGTTTCTTGATTAACAAGTAACAATGCAAATAGAGTTGGTGACTATGGAATGAACAATGTACTGCTATATAATACACTGTCAAGTAACTGCTTTTTATCATTGAGAAATGCAATATCATTATGTTGAATTGGTAGCCATAATACAttcaataaaattcaaaatacaatTGAAATATTAATTAACTACTTCAAATCGAGGAAGAAATTGTGTTGTCTATAAACTCGGCTGGCAGTGGTATGATTTATCAATTTCACTAACAATTGTACGATCTTTGTCCAACTGACAAAACCAAAACTTATTGGTGTTTCTCATATTACAAACCAGAGGTTTATCATAACTATGATCTACTCTTCTTCTTTGCATTGCGTTCCTGTTGAAGTCGAAAGTACACTATAATAGCAGAACAAAACGCAAGAAATCCAATCGAAAACATAGCAATGTTAACAATAATAGAGTTGGTACATGTAGGTGATATCTTCCCCATAGAAAACAGATAACAAACAACAAACCAGCCCACTGGAACAAACACCAGAGCGCCGACTAGCCCACTTGGTGTCAGAATGAATATTGCTATAATTGACGCAAAAAAGGATACCATATTCGCTAATGAAAACACAATGAAACCATTTCTTGACAATACTGATTTTCCAGCATTAGTAGAATTGGAGAAAGTGTTGACAGTATTGTCCGTAGCATTAGCCTGATAAACTCCACCAGGAGGACTCAGTGCGGATTGATAGGTTGCAGTTGCAACAAGAGTTACAACTATTAACCAAGTGTTACGTTGATCCTCTGATATATCTCTTCTAATGCTACGTATCCAAATTAACCCGTTATCAATAATCGCGGTCTTTGATCTTGGTTTATGACCATGTGTGGGAATGTTGGAAACTGGTAAGCCGGGTTTCGCTCCAGCACACAACAAAATACTCCTAATGTCTACATTGGCTGACATGTCGAATGCAGTTTTGGTGTCCATGTTCTTTGCCTGAATATTTATCTTAGTCTTTAACAACAATCCAAGGGCATCTTTTACCTTGTAATTAATGAACAAAACAGTTTTTGTTAGAGATCATTCCTATTGTCCATAAAAAAAATCTTGTGTACAAATACACAAACTACTTGatttgtaattaaaaaaatatcataaatacttataaatttataacataaaaagtattttttattggaaaagaataaaacctcacaattattGTAAATTATTTTACGTATTGACAAAAATCTATTATGTGTATGGTACTCATAAGAGTACGAATATCCTCCGTATGAGataaatgtttttaaacaaaagtACGAGTACatcagtaaaagaaaagaaatttttaCCAAAACATATCATTTAAAAATTACTGTATTCATTTAAACTATTAGAAGACAATTTTTCCGAACCGAACCGTTATACttagttttgaattttatttaataaaaaatttatttaaatttatttttagcatttttttataaacttttttaatatactattgttcataatttttaacttaaaatGTTTTTAATCTACGTTCATAATCAAAAtccaaattaatttaaaatgctAAAACTCATTAAAAATATCACAAATTAATCAACTTTTCCAATATTTAAGGctgtttggataaacagcttatagcacaagtgcttataaaaataaacacTTGTGAATAAGCTTGTATAAGTCATTTTGTACAAACTATTTACATTCAATAATGAACATTTCCTTTATTCATATTATCTTTATATGTAACCGAAAGTAGAGGAAATTATTTCGACCTAAACAACTATgaagattaattaaatttaaacaacTACGGTATATATTGATACTTAGTGTTGCATGAACAATATTATGCAGTCAAAAAATGAACCTAAGCTTCTCTTACCGGCCAAAAGAGTTTTTATAGGAAATCAGACGAAAAAGAGATTTCAATTATAGGATTGGAGAATCAGCAGGTTTTCTAACATGTTTCGTTGTGTAACTCTCTTAGTTGCAATGTGTGATATTTTCATGAATCTTAACTGACAGTACTAATTGGAGCATTATAGTGCAGACTAATTGTTCTTCAAAGTTTCTACGGTTCAAAAGAAGCTATTTGgggttaagtgtttgaagttagaatttttaaattaaagttTTAACGGTTCGTTTCGGAATCAAATTTAAAGTGGTTAATTGTTTATCGATTCAATTCTAGAACCATTAATAAAATATGAGTTCAGTTCACTAACCATTAATAATATTTCAAATTATTTAACTCCAATTCAGTTCGGTTCGGCAATTCAGTTCAGTTCAGCGATTTTTTTTAACAATCCTAGAAAAAACtataaattcattttttaaaatagaaaattgagagagagaaaaaagtaTCACCAGAAAGACATCCTTTAAAGATAAAAAGCTACCTGGGGCTCGAAATTCCTCTGCACTAAAATGTGCAAAATAGTATTGTCAACCTCATCCTTCCGATTCAGTATTTTATATTCTAACTTCCTAGCCCCTCTCTCCATACTCGTCCTAAGAAACGTAACAAGTAGATGAAAAGCCTCATAGTTGTTGCTTTTCACCGCAACATGAAGTGCAGTCTCACCTCTCACAGTCACATCTTCAATGGATTCCGGACAAGCAGAGAGGAATTCAGTTAAAATTGCAACCTCTCCTATTTGACTTGCAAAATGAAGAGGAGTAAACCCTTCTCTTCCTTTAACTCTAACAAGATCTTTATTCATGTCAACAAGCCGAGACACCATCCTTTTTTCGCCGTTTTGCATAGCAAGGTGAATAGGGCTGAATCCTTGTGGATTTAGCTTCCAAGCAAACGAAGGTTTCAAGTTCATTACTTCAATGGAAAACTGGATATGACCCCTAGATGCCGCGATATGCAAGGGAGTTTCGACAAATTGTATTGAATCAATATTATCCAAAATGGATGGATCATCCTGAATTACTGTGTAAAGAAGATCTatatcacctaagttagatgcaGCTTTCAGATTATCGAGATTGGATGTGCTCATATTTTAATCTGAAACTCTTCTGTATGAAATATATGCTTGTTGACATTGCTAATAAATAAACATCTACTACTCTTGTTCATCCCATATTTACCACAATATAGTATTTGATTGACTTGGTAACTTggcttttttaattaaaacaatgtGTACGAAATAATATGTCCCTTCCTTGTATACCACCTCTTGTCCTATACAATACAAGTATACTAATATAGCAATCAGGACCAGTTCGATACATGAAGGCTTAggcaaatgaaatgaaatttcttttcacttttgaagataaatatatttttattatagtttAACTACATCTAAACAAACTGCAATTGTATAAATTTCATTTGGaatataaatacaatttcataatataaaaaatattcattatatcaatattatatttatataagaaTATTattgcataataataaaaataaaatagtattaTATTATGTTCATTTGTTATACTtgataaaattgaaaataaaatagttttccGATACGTTCATTTAttataggcaaaataccctttttggtcccgtatgttaacctcggggttcattttggtc includes these proteins:
- the LOC131617161 gene encoding ankyrin repeat-containing protein BDA1-like, with protein sequence MSTSNLDNLKAASNLGDIDLLYTVIQDDPSILDNIDSIQFVETPLHIAASRGHIQFSIEVMNLKPSFAWKLNPQGFSPIHLAMQNGEKRMVSRLVDMNKDLVRVKGREGFTPLHFASQIGEVAILTEFLSACPESIEDVTVRGETALHVAVKSNNYEAFHLLVTFLRTSMERGARKLEYKILNRKDEVDNTILHILVQRNFEPQVKDALGLLLKTKINIQAKNMDTKTAFDMSANVDIRSILLCAGAKPGLPVSNIPTHGHKPRSKTAIIDNGLIWIRSIRRDISEDQRNTWLIVVTLVATATYQSALSPPGGVYQANATDNTVNTFSNSTNAGKSVLSRNGFIVFSLANMVSFFASIIAIFILTPSGLVGALVFVPVGWFVVCYLFSMGKISPTCTNSIIVNIAMFSIGFLAFCSAIIVYFRLQQERNAKKKSRS